The following are encoded together in the Ictidomys tridecemlineatus isolate mIctTri1 chromosome X, mIctTri1.hap1, whole genome shotgun sequence genome:
- the LOC101976584 gene encoding retrotransposon Gag-like protein 8C: MDGRVQLIKALLALPIRPAARRWRNPIPFPETFDGDTDRLPEFIVQTGSYMFVDDKTFSSDALKVTFLITRLTGPALQWVIPYIKKDSPLLHDYRGFLAEMKRVFGWEEDEDF, from the coding sequence ATGGACGGTCGGGTGCAGCTGATAAAGGCCCTTCTGGCCCTTCCCATCCGGCCCGCGGCGCGTCGGTGGAGGAACCCGATTCCCTTTCCCGAGACATTTGACGGCGATACCGACCGGCTCCCCGAGTTCATCGTGCAGACCGGCTCCTACATGTTCGTGGACGACAAGACCTTCTCCAGCGACGCCCTGAAGGTGACGTTCCTCATCACCCGCCTCACGGGCCCGGCCCTGCAGTGGGTGATCCCCTACATCAAGAAGGACAGCCCCCTGCTCCATGATTACCGGGGCTTCCTGGCCGAGATGAAGCGGGTCTTTGGATGGGAGGAGGACGAGGACTTTTAG